The window AAGTTCTTGCTATGTACGCCGGAGTTATTATTGTACCTATGATTATAGGTAAGGGAATCGGCATGACTCCAGAGCAGATAGCTTATTTAGTAGCAGCAGACCTTTTCACTTGTGGTATAGCTACTTTAATCCAATCAATTGGTATAGGTAAATTCGCAGGAATTAGGCTACCTGTTATATTAGGTTGTGCTTTCCAAGCAGTTGCACCTATGATAATCATTGGTACAAAATTTAGCATAGGGTCAATTTATGGATCTATTATCGCTAGTGGTATTTTTGTACTTATAGCTTCATATTTCTTTCAATATCTTCTTAAATTCTTTCCACCTGTTGTTATTGGTTCAATAATAACAGTTATAGGTCTTTCACTTATTAATGTAGGTATATACAATCTAGGTGGAGGTCAAGGAGCAAAGGACTTTGGAAGCGCTAGAAACCTTTTACTCGGGTTTTTCGTTCTTATATTTATAATAGTTGTTAATAGATTTTTCCATGGCTTCTTCCAATCCATATCGGTTTTACTTGGAATTATAGTTGGTACTATCATAGGAGCTTTTATGGGAATGGTAGATTTCTCAATAGTAGGGCAAGAGCCTTGGTTTAGAGTTGCAACCCCATTTTACTTTGGAACACCAGAGTTCCACTTCATACCAATAGTTCTTATGTGTATAATTGCAGTTATTAGTATGATAGAATCAACAGGAGTTTTCTTTGCAGCAGGTACCGTATGTGAAAAAGAAATAACTGGAGATGATGTTGGAAAGGGTCTTCGTGCCGAAGGACTTGCTCAAATAGTTGGTGGGGTGTTTAACTCATTCCCATACACTACATTCTCACAAAACATCGGACTTATTGCATTAACAGGAGTTAGAAGTAGATTTGTAGTAGTTACAGGTGGTTTTATTCTTATAATACTTGGTATGCTACCAAAACTTGCCGCTATAGCAACCGTTATTCCTACCTCAGTACTTGGAGGTGCTATGATTGCACTATTTGGTATGGTTGCCATATCAGGAATTAGAAATCTTCAAATGGTTGACTTCTCAAGAACATCTAACATGCTTGTTGCTGGAGTTTCTATAGCACTTGGACTTGGAGTTACTATGGTTCCGTCTATTGTTGCAGGATTCCCAAGTTACGCAAAGATGGTATTTGAAAGTGGTATTGTTACATGTAGTATATCAGCTATAATACTTAATCTATTCCTTAATTGGAATGAGATATTTAATGGTGGAACACCAACAATAACTAAACGTGATTAATCAAAATGGCAATATAAAAAGACTGTTGAAGATATCTTCAACAGTCTTTATTTATTCTTATTGTTCTTTTAGTTTTATTAGAAGTTCACCTGACTTAACTTGGCTTCCTTCCTTAACTATTACTGACTCAACAACTCCTGATACCTTTGAAGTAATGTTAGTTTCCATCTTCATAGCCTCTATAATTACAAGACTTTGATTTTCTTCAACTACATCTCCTTCTTTAACTAGTACCTTTAGTACGTTACCTGGGATACTAGCCCCGATATCAAGTTTGTTTTCAGGATCCGCCATCTTAGTAAATGCTTCCTCACCCTTAGCTGCACTTTGCTTATCCTTAATCTTGATTTCTCTTCTATATCCATTAACTTCGAATATAAGCGTTCTATTTCCTTCTCTATCTGGTTTTAACACCTTAAGAAGTTTAATAAGAAGAATATTTCCTTCAGCTATTTCTACTTCAGCTGTTTCTCCTTCACTTATTCCGTGGAAGAATGTAGCACTTCCTATTCTTGAGAAGTCTCCATTTTTATTTATAAATTCAAGATATTCATCAAACACCTTTGGATATAATGCATATGCTAGAGCATCCTTCATAGTTGGCTCTATACCATGCTTTTCCTTTAGATATTCTAAAATCTTATCAAAATCTTCCGCTGGTAGAAGTTCACCTGGTCTACATGTAATAGCTTCTTCTCCCTTAAGAACGATTTTTTGAAGTTCTTCTGGGAATCCACCTTCTGGTTGACCCATCATTCCCTTAAAGTAATCCACTGCTGAATCTGGGAATGCAAGTGATTCTCCCTTTTCTAGTATATTCTCTGAAGTTAAATCATTCTTAACCATGAATATAGCCATATCACCTACCATCTTAGATGATGGAGTAACCTTTACTATATCACCAATCATATCATTAACTTCTTTGTACATGCTCTTAACTTCATCAAATCTATGTCCAAGTCCAAAGCTTTCAACTTGAGGCTTAAGGTTTGAATATTGTCCTCCAGGTATTTCGTACTTGTAGATTTCAGCTGATGCTGCCTTAAGATCTGATTCAAAATCAGCATATATAGGTCTTATAGCATCCCAGTAATCTGAAATTGCTTGAAGTGAATCAATATCCATCCCCGTATCTCTCTTAGTATTCTTAAGAGCTGCAACTATAGAATTTAGTGCTGGTTGACTTGTAAGTCCTGCCATACTATTAAATGCAGTATCTACTATATCAACTCCAGCTTCTGCTGCCATTATAATTGTGGCTACACCATTTCCTGTTGTATCATGAGTATGAAGGTGTATTGGAATTGAAATTTCCTTCTTAAGTGCAGTTACAAGCTTATAAGCTGCATATGGCTTAAGCAGTGCTGACATATCCTTAATTCCAAGAATATGTGCTCCCATTGCTTCAATTTCCTTAGCAAGGTTTACATAGTATTCTACAGTATACTTTGATTTTGATTCATCAAGTATATCCCCTGTATAGCACATACAAACTTCCGCAATTTTTCCTGACTTAATAACTTCATCAGTTGCAACTTCCATACCCTTTAGCCAGTTTAGTGAATCAAATATTCTAAATACGTCAATTCCTGAATCCGCTGACTTTCTAATGAATTCTCTAATAACGTTATCTGGATAGTTCTTATATCCTACCGCATTTGCTCCTCTTACTAGCATTTGAAGAAGTATATTTGGAACTCTTTCTCTTATTTGTCTTAATCTTTCCCATGGATCTTCCTTAAGGAATCTATACGCAACGTCAAATGTTGCTCCTCCCCACATTTCTAGTGAGAATAAATCCTTAGCAAGATGCGCTATAGGTTCTGCAACCTCAATCATATCCTTAGTTCTAAGTCTTGTAGCCATAAGTGATTGATGAGCATCTCTCATAGTACTGTCAGTAAGAAGTAGCTTTTCTTGGCTCTTAATGTATTCAACTACTCCCTCTGGCCCCTTAGCTTCAAGTATTTGCTTAGTTCCTGAAAGGTTTTCTACTCTATCGAATTTAGGAATAACTGGAACATCAAATTCTGCATGTCCACGTTTTCCTTCATTAACTATTTTTTCTCCTATAAAGTTAAGAACTTTAAGTTCTCTGTCTTCCTTAGGTGCAATGTCAAGTAGTTCTGGATTAAGTTCTATAAACTTAGTTGTACATGAACCATTTGCAAAGTTTTCGTGGCTAAGAACGTTAATTAGGAAACCTGCATTAGTTTTAACACCGTTAATAGTTGTTTCTCTAATTGATCTTTTAGCCTTTCTTATAGCCTCATCAAATGATCTACCATGTGAAATAATCTTAACTAGAAGACTATCATAGTATGGGCTTATAGTTGCCCCTGTAAATCCATTACCACCGTCAAGTCTTACCCCAAAACCTGAACTTGTTCTATACATATCAATATCACCAGTATCAGGTGCAAAGTTGTTTGCAGGGTCTTCTGTAGTAATTCTACATTGGATTGAATAACCTCTAACAGAAACATCATCCTGTGATGCTATTCCTATTTCAGGTGAATTAAGTGCATATCCTTGAGCAACTTGAAGCTGTGCTTGAACTATGTCAACTCCTGTAACCATTTCTGTTACAGTATGCTCAACTTGTATTCTTGGGTTCATTTCTATAAAGTAGTGATCTCCATTTGCATCAACAAGGAATTCTGCAGTACCTGCACTTCTATAATCAACCGCTGCTGCTATCTTAATAGCATCTTGGCATATCTTTTCTCTTAGTTCTATTGGAAGAGAGAAAGCTGGCGTATACTCTACAAGCTTTTGATGTCTTCTTTGAATAGAACAATCTCTTTCATATAGATGTACGATATTTCCATACTTATCTCCAAGTATTTGAACTTCTATATGCTTTGGTCTTTCTAGATACTTTTCTATGAATATATCATCTATACCAAATGCTTTCTTAGCTTCATTTTGTGCGCTTCTAAATGATTCTAGTAAATCCTTTTCTTCTCTAACTATTCTCATTCCACGTCCGCCACCACCAGCTGCTGCCTTAAGCATAACTGGGTAACCACATGTATTTGCAAACTCAATTGCTTCATTTTCTGATTGTATAGGCTTTTCTACTCCTGGAATAGTAGGAACGCCTGCTGATTTAGCAACTAGCTTTGATTGAATCTTGTCACCTAGAGAGTCCATCATATCTCCTGTAGGTCCTATAAATTCAATACCGTTTTCTTCACACTTTCTTGCAAACTCTGGATTTTCTGAAAGGAAGCCGTATCCAGGGTGTATTGCATCTACACCTTTCTTCTTTGCTAGATGTATAATCTCATCTATGCTAAGGTAAGCATCAATTGGTCCTTTATTATGTCCAATTTGATAGGCCTCATCTGCTTTAGTTCTAAATAACGCTCTCTTGTCTTCCTCTGAATATATAGCTACCGTTCTAATTCCAAGTTCGTTACACGCTCTAAATATTCTAATAGCTATTTCCCCTCTATTTGCAACAAGCACTTTATTAAATTTCATTCCTATCACCTCGCCAAATTATAACATTTTATATTAAAAGCATTGCTCTCTATCTTTACATTTTAGTATATTATACTTGTTTATCCCCTTAATTTCAATAGGTTCAAGGTATTTGTTTATGTTTTTATAAAAGGTATACTATTTTTTAAAAAATCTATAATAAAGTATAGTAAGTTTTTAAAAATGAATTTTATAAAATCAATAATTGCAATAACAATTATTGTAAAACATATAAGTGACACCTTTTTATAATAGGTTTATGTTATTTTGTGAACATCCTTGTATAGTTTCTTGATCCCAAACTGTTGCTTGAACTTCACCAATATGTGCTTTTCTTAGGAAGTACATACATATTCTTGATTGTCCTATTCCTCCACCTATTGTATACGGAAGTTCCTTGTTTAATAACATACTATGGAATGGAAGTGATTCCCTTTCTTCACATCCTGCAAGTTTTAATTGAGAAGCTAAGGCTTCTTCATCTACTCTGATTCCCATTGATGAAAGTTCAAGTCCAATTTCAAGAGGCTCATACCAGAAAAGTAAATCTCCATTTAAATTCCAATCATCATAATCAGGACTTCTTCCATCATGCTTTTCACCTGACTTTAGAACCCCTCCTATTTTCATTATGAAAACAGCTCCTTTTTCCTTAGCTATAGCATGTTCTCTTTCCTTTGATGTTAAAGTAGGATACTTATCTTCAAGCTCTTGACTTGTAATAAATGTTATTTCCTCTGGTAGAATTTTTTCGATGTAAGAGTATTTTTCAGAAATAAAACTTTCAGTATCCTTGAAAGCTTTATATATTCCTTTAACAGTATTCTTTAAATACTCTTCATTTCTTTCTTCCTTTGAAACAACCTTCTCCCAGTCCCATTGGTCAACATAGTAAGAATGAATATTATCAAGGTCTTCATCACGTCTTATGGCATTCATGTCAGTATAAAGACCTTCCCCTACCTTAAAATCATAATGCTTAAGGGCCATTCTCTTCCACTTAGCAAGTGATTGTACTATTTCAAGGTCACAATCATCAACACCCTTAGCATCAAAACTAACCGGTCTTTCTACTCCATTTAAGGTATCATTAAGACCTGTATTACACTTAACAAACAGTGGAGCTGAAACTCTCATAAGATTTAAATTTTCAGCAAGGGATCTTTCAAAAAAGTCCTTAATAAGTTTTATTGCTACTTCTGTTTCTTTAACGTTTAGTTTAGAAGTATAATTCTTTGGTACAACTAATCTTCTCATTAGATTCACTCCTTAAAAATTTCGATTGAACATATAAAAAAGCCCCTCATCCTCATAAAAGGGACGAAAGGCTGTGTTTCCGTGGTACCACCCTAGTTTGCATATTGCACACTCCTAAAGGTACAGATAAAATCGATACCCTCTGCTTATAACGTTGCAGATACGTCTAAGTCTACTTTAATCATAATTTCGATTAGAAGCTCCAAGATGTTTTTCAGCTAAGGTTCCACAACTAGTCTTACACCATCACTAGCTCGCTTTATGCTACCTCCAAAGCCTACTGTTCTTATCATAGCTATTTTAAGTTATATATAAGTTGTATTATAAGTTATATATCCTTTATATGTCAATAGTAATAATTATAATATCCTCTAACACTTTTCCCTTCTAGAAATAACTATAAATTTCGTAAGAAATATATGTATATTATAGAATTTTATAGTCAATAATAAAACTATTCCAAACTCATACCAACTAACCTTAATTGGTAGGTCCTTTCTGAATAAGCCATGTTTCAGAAAGGACTTTTTAAATTTAATCTTATATAATTCTTATATAATTTACAAAACAACCTTCTCAAAAGGAGAATGTATACTATAGTACACTTTGTTTCTTATAGGAAATAATTATTAAATGAATATAAAATTTTCCAATACTAGCATTAATTACTCATCTATACTTGTAATTACCCATATCTATCATTATAATTTTATATATGAACTATTAACATTTTTTAACTTATATACTATTCTTTTGGAGGACTATAATATGCCTATTGAAAAATCAATAAAGTTTGGTCTATTAGGTATTGGAACTATGATAACTGGATCCATATTAAAATTTTTATCTATATTTAATGTTTTTTATAACAGAGACATATTATTCTCTTTCCTTTATCTCGTTGGCCCTTTATTCTTACTGATTTCATTATATAGTTTATTTAAATACACAGAAAATAGCGACCTAGGCTGTAAAATTAATCTTCTAGGTATATTTTCAT of the Clostridium cylindrosporum DSM 605 genome contains:
- a CDS encoding nucleobase:cation symporter-2 family protein, coding for MQNHTVDKVNEKLPLYQLLPLGLQQVLAMYAGVIIVPMIIGKGIGMTPEQIAYLVAADLFTCGIATLIQSIGIGKFAGIRLPVILGCAFQAVAPMIIIGTKFSIGSIYGSIIASGIFVLIASYFFQYLLKFFPPVVIGSIITVIGLSLINVGIYNLGGGQGAKDFGSARNLLLGFFVLIFIIVVNRFFHGFFQSISVLLGIIVGTIIGAFMGMVDFSIVGQEPWFRVATPFYFGTPEFHFIPIVLMCIIAVISMIESTGVFFAAGTVCEKEITGDDVGKGLRAEGLAQIVGGVFNSFPYTTFSQNIGLIALTGVRSRFVVVTGGFILIILGMLPKLAAIATVIPTSVLGGAMIALFGMVAISGIRNLQMVDFSRTSNMLVAGVSIALGLGVTMVPSIVAGFPSYAKMVFESGIVTCSISAIILNLFLNWNEIFNGGTPTITKRD
- a CDS encoding pyruvate carboxylase, producing MKFNKVLVANRGEIAIRIFRACNELGIRTVAIYSEEDKRALFRTKADEAYQIGHNKGPIDAYLSIDEIIHLAKKKGVDAIHPGYGFLSENPEFARKCEENGIEFIGPTGDMMDSLGDKIQSKLVAKSAGVPTIPGVEKPIQSENEAIEFANTCGYPVMLKAAAGGGGRGMRIVREEKDLLESFRSAQNEAKKAFGIDDIFIEKYLERPKHIEVQILGDKYGNIVHLYERDCSIQRRHQKLVEYTPAFSLPIELREKICQDAIKIAAAVDYRSAGTAEFLVDANGDHYFIEMNPRIQVEHTVTEMVTGVDIVQAQLQVAQGYALNSPEIGIASQDDVSVRGYSIQCRITTEDPANNFAPDTGDIDMYRTSSGFGVRLDGGNGFTGATISPYYDSLLVKIISHGRSFDEAIRKAKRSIRETTINGVKTNAGFLINVLSHENFANGSCTTKFIELNPELLDIAPKEDRELKVLNFIGEKIVNEGKRGHAEFDVPVIPKFDRVENLSGTKQILEAKGPEGVVEYIKSQEKLLLTDSTMRDAHQSLMATRLRTKDMIEVAEPIAHLAKDLFSLEMWGGATFDVAYRFLKEDPWERLRQIRERVPNILLQMLVRGANAVGYKNYPDNVIREFIRKSADSGIDVFRIFDSLNWLKGMEVATDEVIKSGKIAEVCMCYTGDILDESKSKYTVEYYVNLAKEIEAMGAHILGIKDMSALLKPYAAYKLVTALKKEISIPIHLHTHDTTGNGVATIIMAAEAGVDIVDTAFNSMAGLTSQPALNSIVAALKNTKRDTGMDIDSLQAISDYWDAIRPIYADFESDLKAASAEIYKYEIPGGQYSNLKPQVESFGLGHRFDEVKSMYKEVNDMIGDIVKVTPSSKMVGDMAIFMVKNDLTSENILEKGESLAFPDSAVDYFKGMMGQPEGGFPEELQKIVLKGEEAITCRPGELLPAEDFDKILEYLKEKHGIEPTMKDALAYALYPKVFDEYLEFINKNGDFSRIGSATFFHGISEGETAEVEIAEGNILLIKLLKVLKPDREGNRTLIFEVNGYRREIKIKDKQSAAKGEEAFTKMADPENKLDIGASIPGNVLKVLVKEGDVVEENQSLVIIEAMKMETNITSKVSGVVESVIVKEGSQVKSGELLIKLKEQ
- the asnA gene encoding aspartate--ammonia ligase: MRRLVVPKNYTSKLNVKETEVAIKLIKDFFERSLAENLNLMRVSAPLFVKCNTGLNDTLNGVERPVSFDAKGVDDCDLEIVQSLAKWKRMALKHYDFKVGEGLYTDMNAIRRDEDLDNIHSYYVDQWDWEKVVSKEERNEEYLKNTVKGIYKAFKDTESFISEKYSYIEKILPEEITFITSQELEDKYPTLTSKEREHAIAKEKGAVFIMKIGGVLKSGEKHDGRSPDYDDWNLNGDLLFWYEPLEIGLELSSMGIRVDEEALASQLKLAGCEERESLPFHSMLLNKELPYTIGGGIGQSRICMYFLRKAHIGEVQATVWDQETIQGCSQNNINLL